Proteins encoded within one genomic window of Haloferax volcanii DS2:
- a CDS encoding thiolase C-terminal domain-containing protein: MRDAYIVGAGQSKYGAFPDESYRSLFATAFEEALGSAGGVEAADIDEAVVGSLGVGGRQLGLSGPAVTEHVGLHGVPCSRIENACAASGYAVRQAVQAVKSGMADVALAGGYEVMTDTSGDVAKYWLGVSGETEWERLTGTTFAGVYAQIASAYLDAYDASPDHFSKVAVKNHANGAKNPKAHLGFECSLDDARSAPVVADPLNLYHCCPTSDGAAAVLVASEGVANACDDAVRVAGVGAASERVGLFQRDSYTAVESSERAAAAAYEMAGLGPDDVDFAEVHDCFAIAELLAYEDLGFCERGHAPELVDSGATELGGDLPVNPSGGLKSKGHPIGATGAGQVVEAFKQLTGRAGDRQVAGASVGLTHNVGGSGGAAVVHVLEGGAL, encoded by the coding sequence ATGCGAGACGCATACATCGTCGGAGCGGGCCAATCGAAGTACGGCGCGTTTCCGGACGAGAGCTATCGGTCGCTGTTCGCGACCGCGTTCGAGGAGGCACTGGGGAGCGCCGGCGGTGTCGAGGCGGCCGATATCGACGAGGCCGTCGTCGGGTCGCTCGGCGTCGGCGGTCGGCAACTCGGCTTATCGGGACCGGCCGTGACGGAGCACGTCGGCCTCCACGGCGTCCCCTGTTCCCGAATCGAAAACGCCTGCGCAGCGAGCGGCTACGCGGTCAGACAGGCGGTGCAGGCGGTCAAAAGCGGGATGGCGGACGTGGCCCTCGCGGGGGGCTACGAGGTCATGACCGACACGAGCGGCGACGTGGCGAAGTACTGGCTCGGCGTCAGCGGCGAGACGGAGTGGGAGCGTCTCACCGGGACGACGTTCGCGGGCGTCTACGCCCAGATTGCCTCGGCGTATCTCGACGCCTACGACGCCTCGCCGGACCACTTCTCGAAGGTCGCGGTGAAGAACCACGCGAACGGCGCGAAGAACCCGAAGGCGCACCTCGGCTTCGAGTGCTCGCTCGACGACGCGCGGAGCGCGCCCGTCGTGGCCGACCCGCTGAATCTCTATCACTGCTGTCCGACCTCCGACGGCGCGGCCGCGGTTCTCGTCGCCAGCGAGGGCGTTGCCAACGCGTGCGACGACGCGGTCCGCGTCGCGGGCGTGGGTGCCGCCTCCGAGCGCGTCGGCCTCTTCCAGCGCGACAGCTACACCGCCGTCGAATCGTCCGAGCGGGCCGCCGCGGCCGCCTACGAGATGGCCGGTCTCGGCCCCGACGACGTGGACTTCGCGGAGGTCCACGACTGCTTCGCCATCGCCGAGTTGCTGGCGTACGAGGACCTCGGCTTCTGCGAGCGCGGACACGCGCCCGAACTGGTCGACTCGGGAGCGACCGAACTCGGCGGCGACCTGCCCGTCAACCCCTCCGGCGGCCTGAAATCGAAGGGCCACCCCATCGGCGCGACGGGCGCGGGGCAGGTCGTCGAGGCGTTCAAACAACTCACCGGGCGGGCCGGTGATCGGCAAGTCGCGGGCGCGAGCGTCGGCCTCACCCACAACGTCGGCGGGTCGGGCGGGGCCGCCGTCGTCCACGTCCTCGAAGGGGGTGCGCTATGA
- a CDS encoding zinc ribbon domain-containing protein: MSADDPARATLGIAGVGAYVPRLYLPASAYREAWGKGGAPGVDRVAVADADEDTLTMATEAGRRALRAAGVDAGDIDHLALATTTPPNDEEEIAVRLASLLGVDPSVPTRQFGGSTRAGAVALAATVEATQNVGDGASSPRLVVVTDSPRGAPESDEAAGAGAGATALVLAEDGPLVVDAVGEFGDPAPGARFRGFGSAETESIGVTQYERDAYTRAVVGAVEALGIDTAELDPDAVALTAPDGKLPYRAANALDVEPARIAAGTVVSRTGDAGAAGPVLGLASALDSAGDAGADESDGRSPATSVLLVGYGGGAGATALALSTEATDTNAAASSVVPVEAVLDGDVELSYAEALRRRGTITGGEPAGGGAYVSVPTWKRTIPQRHRLVAGECTECGALSFPPEGACADCGSLAGYDDVTLPGTGTVEAATAIGQGGAPPEFVEQQQRAGSFPVAVVAFDGPGGEGGETDERTVSAPAQVVHSPAGTPAIGDRVEAVPRRIYEQEGVVRYGFKVVPTEARRE; the protein is encoded by the coding sequence ATGAGCGCCGACGACCCGGCCCGAGCGACCCTCGGAATCGCCGGGGTCGGCGCGTACGTTCCTCGGCTGTACCTCCCCGCGTCGGCCTACCGCGAGGCGTGGGGCAAGGGCGGCGCGCCGGGCGTCGACCGGGTCGCCGTCGCCGACGCCGACGAAGACACCCTGACGATGGCGACCGAGGCGGGCCGGCGCGCACTCCGCGCGGCCGGGGTTGACGCCGGCGACATCGACCACCTCGCCCTTGCGACCACGACGCCGCCGAACGACGAGGAGGAAATCGCGGTTCGGCTGGCCTCGCTCCTCGGCGTCGACCCGTCGGTTCCGACCCGGCAGTTCGGCGGGAGTACCCGCGCCGGCGCGGTGGCGCTGGCGGCGACGGTCGAGGCGACACAGAACGTGGGTGACGGCGCGAGCAGTCCGAGGCTCGTCGTCGTCACCGACAGCCCGCGAGGAGCGCCCGAAAGCGACGAGGCGGCCGGTGCCGGGGCGGGGGCGACCGCGCTCGTCCTCGCCGAAGACGGACCGCTCGTCGTCGACGCCGTGGGCGAGTTCGGTGACCCCGCACCCGGTGCGCGGTTCCGAGGGTTCGGGAGCGCCGAGACGGAGTCCATCGGCGTCACGCAGTACGAACGCGACGCCTACACGCGGGCGGTCGTCGGGGCGGTCGAGGCCCTCGGCATCGACACGGCCGAACTGGATCCCGACGCCGTGGCCCTCACCGCGCCGGACGGGAAACTCCCGTACCGCGCGGCCAACGCGCTCGACGTCGAACCGGCGCGAATCGCGGCCGGGACCGTCGTCTCGCGAACCGGTGACGCCGGGGCCGCCGGGCCGGTTCTCGGACTCGCGTCGGCGCTCGACTCCGCGGGCGACGCGGGAGCCGACGAGTCGGACGGCCGGTCCCCCGCGACCTCGGTACTCCTCGTCGGCTACGGCGGCGGCGCGGGGGCGACCGCGCTCGCGCTCAGCACAGAGGCGACAGACACCAACGCCGCCGCCAGTTCCGTCGTCCCGGTCGAGGCGGTCCTCGACGGCGACGTGGAACTCTCGTACGCGGAGGCGCTCCGGCGGCGCGGGACCATCACCGGCGGGGAGCCGGCTGGCGGCGGTGCGTACGTCAGCGTGCCGACGTGGAAGCGGACGATTCCGCAGCGACACCGCCTCGTCGCCGGCGAGTGCACCGAGTGCGGGGCGCTCTCGTTCCCGCCGGAAGGGGCGTGTGCCGACTGCGGGTCGCTCGCGGGCTACGACGACGTGACGCTGCCCGGAACGGGAACCGTCGAGGCCGCGACCGCCATCGGACAGGGGGGCGCGCCGCCGGAGTTCGTCGAGCAACAGCAGCGGGCCGGGTCGTTCCCGGTCGCCGTCGTCGCCTTCGACGGGCCGGGCGGCGAGGGCGGCGAGACCGACGAGCGAACCGTGAGCGCGCCCGCACAGGTCGTCCACTCGCCCGCCGGAACGCCCGCAATCGGCGACCGCGTCGAGGCCGTCCCGCGCCGCATCTACGAGCAGGAGGGCGTCGTCAGGTACGGCTTCAAGGTCGTCCCGACCGAGGCGCGGCGGGAGTAA
- a CDS encoding 3-hydroxyacyl-CoA dehydrogenase family protein, with protein sequence MQVSVLGAGTMGHGIAQVAAMAGHEVTMRDIEAAYVDDGLDAIESNLRGGVDRDKVTPDEMAATLDRLSGTTSLEAAVTDADLVVEAVPEDMELKRETVAEVESLVDDDAVIASNTSSLSVTQILSALERPERGLGLHFFNPVHIMGLVEVVVAEQTSESTLAFATEFVEGIDKTAVEVGDSPGFASSRLGVALGVEAMRMVQEGVASPADVDTAMELGYNHPMGPLELGDAVGLDVRLDILEYLREELGERFRPPQILKRKVRAGKLGKKTGEGFYVWEDGEIVGAPEDVMDR encoded by the coding sequence ATGCAAGTGAGTGTACTCGGCGCGGGAACCATGGGTCACGGCATCGCGCAGGTGGCCGCGATGGCCGGTCACGAGGTGACGATGCGTGACATCGAAGCGGCGTACGTCGACGATGGACTGGACGCCATCGAGTCGAACCTCCGGGGCGGCGTCGACCGCGACAAGGTGACGCCCGACGAGATGGCGGCGACGCTCGATCGACTCTCGGGGACGACCTCGCTGGAGGCGGCCGTCACCGACGCCGACCTCGTCGTCGAGGCGGTTCCCGAGGATATGGAACTCAAGCGCGAGACGGTCGCGGAGGTCGAATCCCTCGTCGACGACGACGCCGTCATCGCGTCGAACACGTCGTCGCTCTCCGTGACCCAGATACTGAGCGCCCTCGAACGTCCGGAGCGCGGCCTCGGACTCCACTTCTTCAACCCGGTCCACATCATGGGGCTCGTCGAGGTCGTCGTCGCGGAACAGACGAGCGAATCGACGCTGGCGTTCGCCACCGAGTTCGTCGAGGGCATCGACAAGACCGCCGTCGAGGTCGGTGACTCGCCCGGCTTCGCCTCCTCGCGGCTCGGCGTCGCCCTCGGCGTCGAGGCCATGCGCATGGTGCAGGAGGGCGTCGCGTCGCCCGCGGACGTCGACACCGCGATGGAGCTCGGGTACAACCACCCGATGGGGCCACTCGAACTCGGAGACGCGGTCGGCCTCGACGTTCGCCTCGACATCCTCGAATACCTACGCGAGGAACTGGGCGAGCGCTTCCGCCCGCCGCAGATTCTCAAGCGAAAGGTCCGCGCCGGCAAGCTCGGCAAGAAGACCGGTGAGGGCTTCTACGTCTGGGAGGACGGCGAAATCGTCGGCGCGCCCGAGGACGTGATGGACCGATGA
- a CDS encoding enoyl-CoA hydratase/isomerase family protein, with the protein MSGDEPSADDSQTDDLRTDGGESTVESVAAECETVDAVVDDRVEGVVTVTLNRPDARNALNATLRAELKRVLDAIEASSARVVVLTGSDEAKAFVAGADVTELRERDMLEQREASKRPRVYERVDDLRQPVIARVNGHALGGGCELMQACDVRIAHERSKLGQPEINLGIMPGGGGTQRLARLVGEGHAMRLVLTGELISAEEAADIGLVEEVHGDETFDERVYELAELMATKSPVALEFAKKAVKAASRTDLEQGIEYEAELFAQLFGSPDKDEGIDAFFEDREPEWHERER; encoded by the coding sequence ATGAGCGGTGACGAGCCGAGCGCCGATGACTCGCAGACAGACGACCTCCGCACCGACGGAGGGGAATCGACCGTCGAGTCGGTCGCCGCCGAGTGCGAGACGGTCGACGCCGTCGTCGACGACCGCGTCGAAGGCGTCGTCACCGTGACGCTGAACCGCCCCGACGCGCGGAACGCGCTCAACGCGACGCTCCGGGCTGAACTCAAGCGCGTCCTCGACGCCATCGAAGCGAGCAGCGCCCGCGTCGTCGTCCTCACCGGCTCCGACGAGGCGAAGGCGTTCGTCGCCGGCGCGGACGTAACGGAGCTCCGCGAGCGCGATATGCTCGAACAGCGCGAGGCGAGCAAGCGACCGCGAGTGTACGAACGCGTCGACGACCTCCGACAGCCGGTCATCGCCCGCGTAAACGGCCACGCCCTCGGCGGCGGCTGCGAACTGATGCAGGCCTGCGACGTTCGCATCGCCCACGAGCGGTCGAAACTCGGCCAACCCGAAATCAATCTCGGCATCATGCCCGGCGGGGGCGGCACCCAGCGACTCGCGCGTCTCGTCGGCGAGGGACACGCCATGCGACTCGTCCTGACGGGCGAGCTCATCTCCGCCGAGGAGGCCGCGGACATCGGCCTCGTGGAGGAGGTCCACGGCGACGAGACCTTCGACGAGCGGGTGTACGAACTCGCAGAGCTGATGGCGACGAAGAGCCCCGTGGCCCTGGAGTTCGCCAAGAAAGCGGTCAAGGCCGCCTCGCGGACAGACCTCGAACAGGGCATCGAGTACGAGGCGGAGCTGTTCGCCCAACTGTTCGGGTCGCCAGACAAGGACGAGGGTATCGACGCGTTCTTCGAGGACCGCGAACCCGAATGGCACGAGCGCGAGCGATAG
- a CDS encoding IclR family transcriptional regulator: MTDDEQRRPVTTAATSLGILEQLKSGGPMGPTGLASELGLAKSTVHRHLKTLEREGFVVPDDDGYRVGLRLLDFGIYARDQHQLYEVAKPKLDELAEQTGEKVWCVTEEQGRGFHLYGAAGAHSVRTPAREGTRSYLHQLAAGKAILSAFPDERVRDIVDRHGLPAKTPQTITDPDALFEELATIRERGFALNREEIVPKLHAVGVAVTDNEGRPVGAISISGPSNRLRGDRMTGDLADLLLGAANEVEINLNFS; encoded by the coding sequence ATGACAGACGACGAACAGCGCCGACCGGTGACGACGGCCGCCACGTCGCTCGGTATCCTCGAACAGCTCAAATCGGGGGGACCGATGGGGCCGACGGGGCTCGCCTCGGAGCTCGGATTGGCCAAGAGCACGGTCCACCGGCATCTGAAGACGCTCGAACGCGAGGGGTTCGTCGTCCCCGACGACGACGGCTACCGGGTCGGCCTTCGGCTCCTCGACTTCGGCATCTACGCGCGCGACCAGCACCAACTGTACGAGGTGGCCAAGCCGAAACTGGACGAACTCGCCGAGCAGACCGGCGAGAAAGTGTGGTGCGTCACGGAAGAGCAGGGCCGCGGGTTCCACCTCTACGGCGCGGCCGGCGCGCACTCGGTGCGGACGCCAGCGCGGGAGGGGACGCGCTCGTACCTCCACCAACTCGCCGCCGGCAAGGCCATCCTGTCGGCGTTCCCGGACGAGCGCGTCCGCGACATCGTCGACCGACACGGCCTCCCGGCGAAGACGCCGCAGACGATAACCGACCCCGACGCGCTCTTCGAGGAGCTGGCGACGATTCGCGAGCGCGGGTTCGCGCTCAACCGCGAGGAAATCGTCCCGAAACTCCACGCCGTCGGCGTCGCCGTCACCGACAACGAGGGCCGCCCCGTCGGAGCGATAAGCATCTCGGGGCCCTCGAACCGGCTTCGGGGCGACCGAATGACCGGCGACCTCGCGGACCTCCTCCTCGGCGCGGCCAACGAGGTCGAAATCAACCTCAACTTCTCCTGA
- a CDS encoding EthD family reductase yields the protein MLVRDDDYTHEEFVERWRGSHAELAREFPGLVKYATSVPTDPERSEYDGIVELYFEDMAALKAAFDSEVGQRVNADAAAFTDMERGPTLYVEETVHLDRS from the coding sequence ATGCTCGTCCGGGACGACGACTACACGCACGAGGAGTTCGTCGAGCGGTGGCGGGGGAGCCACGCGGAACTCGCGAGGGAGTTTCCGGGGCTCGTGAAGTACGCGACGAGCGTCCCGACCGACCCCGAACGGTCCGAGTACGACGGTATCGTCGAACTCTACTTCGAGGACATGGCCGCTCTGAAGGCGGCGTTCGACTCCGAGGTCGGTCAGCGCGTGAACGCCGACGCGGCGGCGTTCACCGACATGGAACGGGGACCGACGCTCTACGTCGAGGAGACGGTTCACCTCGACAGGTCCTGA
- a CDS encoding thiamine pyrophosphate-binding protein, which yields MNTSERLVESLERLGVERIFGYPGGRVIELFDLLPESDIDLVRPRDEREASVMAEMHGRLTGEPGVLAGQGPWIGSLGLIGQMEARLASSPVVTITEASERGAYSTLAPYQQSRGDYGGLELPKILDAVTKEHWFPRTPTETVRSLQLAFKHAVAGRPGPTAVILDGDAVTEPFPDESVPAVWDDETQTRTWTAAPTARDIAAAAEALDAAERPVIVSGNGVHASGAYDELAAVAEAYEAAVVTSYLGKSTFPETHRLAGGVIGSFGHEGANRLVSEADALLVVGCRMNPMDTNWQAPDFIRPDEQTIIHADIDPRNAGWVYPADVGLIGDASESLRELAAAGGTDNDWAEDRAREARESFYAPECGSDAAPILPQRAVKEIERVVDEDTVVTADSGNNRFWLLNYLQVPAVQTYYGSGGVGGMGWATPAAVSAALATDKHVVGVAGDGGFAMTMTSVETAVEHGVAPTFVVLNDTSLGMVRQMQHVPDDIAGVEFHDTDFARVAEAFGATGVRVETPGELGDALADAKTHGLPAVIDARIDRSQDMAATLQSSFYASVGGLHE from the coding sequence ATGAACACGAGCGAACGACTCGTCGAGAGCCTCGAACGGCTCGGCGTCGAGCGAATCTTCGGCTACCCCGGCGGCCGCGTCATCGAACTGTTCGACCTGCTGCCCGAGTCGGACATCGACCTCGTGCGCCCCCGCGACGAGCGCGAGGCGAGCGTCATGGCCGAGATGCACGGTCGGTTGACGGGCGAACCGGGCGTCCTCGCCGGGCAGGGACCGTGGATAGGAAGCCTCGGCCTCATCGGACAGATGGAGGCGCGCCTCGCCTCGTCGCCGGTGGTCACCATCACCGAGGCCTCCGAGCGCGGGGCCTACTCGACGCTCGCGCCCTACCAGCAGTCCCGCGGCGACTACGGCGGCCTCGAACTCCCGAAGATTCTCGACGCCGTGACGAAGGAACACTGGTTCCCGCGGACCCCGACCGAGACGGTTCGGAGCCTCCAACTCGCGTTCAAACACGCCGTCGCGGGTCGACCCGGCCCGACGGCGGTCATCCTCGACGGCGACGCCGTCACCGAACCGTTCCCGGACGAGTCCGTACCGGCGGTCTGGGACGACGAAACGCAGACCAGAACGTGGACCGCCGCGCCGACGGCGCGCGACATCGCCGCCGCCGCCGAGGCGCTCGACGCGGCCGAGCGACCGGTCATCGTCTCGGGCAACGGCGTCCACGCGTCGGGCGCGTACGACGAACTCGCGGCGGTCGCCGAGGCCTACGAAGCCGCGGTCGTCACCTCCTACCTCGGGAAATCGACGTTTCCCGAGACGCACCGCCTCGCCGGCGGCGTCATCGGCTCGTTCGGTCACGAGGGCGCGAACCGACTCGTCAGCGAGGCCGACGCGCTCCTCGTCGTCGGCTGTCGCATGAACCCGATGGACACCAACTGGCAGGCCCCCGACTTCATCCGCCCCGACGAGCAGACGATTATCCACGCCGACATCGACCCGCGGAACGCCGGATGGGTCTACCCCGCCGACGTGGGGCTCATCGGTGACGCGTCCGAATCGCTGCGCGAACTCGCGGCCGCCGGCGGCACCGACAACGACTGGGCAGAAGACCGAGCGCGGGAGGCCCGCGAGTCGTTTTACGCGCCCGAGTGCGGGTCGGACGCCGCGCCAATCCTCCCCCAGCGGGCCGTCAAGGAAATCGAGCGCGTCGTCGACGAGGACACCGTCGTCACCGCCGACTCGGGGAACAACCGCTTTTGGCTGCTCAACTACCTCCAGGTGCCCGCCGTGCAGACGTACTACGGTTCGGGCGGCGTCGGCGGCATGGGGTGGGCGACGCCCGCCGCGGTGTCGGCCGCGCTGGCGACCGACAAACACGTCGTCGGCGTCGCGGGCGACGGCGGCTTCGCCATGACGATGACGAGCGTCGAGACGGCGGTCGAACACGGCGTCGCGCCGACGTTCGTCGTCCTCAACGACACCAGCCTCGGGATGGTCAGACAGATGCAGCACGTGCCCGACGACATCGCGGGCGTCGAGTTCCACGACACGGACTTCGCGCGGGTCGCGGAGGCGTTCGGCGCGACGGGCGTCCGCGTCGAGACGCCGGGCGAACTCGGCGACGCGCTCGCCGACGCGAAGACGCACGGCCTCCCGGCGGTCATCGACGCCCGTATCGACCGCAGTCAGGACATGGCCGCGACGCTCCAGTCGTCGTTCTACGCGTCGGTCGGGGGGCTCCACGAATAG
- a CDS encoding NAD-dependent epimerase/dehydratase family protein, whose amino-acid sequence MVTGGTGFIGSYVASDLVAAGHDVVAYDRSTDPRILDRLGVADDVTIRRGDVTDPTDVFRAVREIGATHIVHLAALLTTTARENPRAALDVNVQGTNNVFETARALPEQVERVAWASSAAVYAPPANYGGDFVTESDLVYPDTLYGATKEYNEHQARVYYEDFGVSHVALRPTVAYGPYRETGGSAFLANIVEKPALGEPFSVDYGDQVIDWQHVRDIAQAFRKATFVPEDDLSQRVYNVRGELATIREAAETVRRLLPDADLTVSGEGELPWTQELDVTQAQADLGYDPEYDLEAGFRDYVNVLRKEHGLEPV is encoded by the coding sequence ATGGTTACGGGCGGGACCGGTTTCATCGGCTCGTACGTCGCGTCGGACCTCGTCGCGGCCGGCCACGACGTGGTCGCCTACGACCGCTCGACCGACCCGCGCATCCTCGACAGACTCGGCGTCGCCGACGACGTGACGATACGCCGCGGCGACGTGACCGACCCGACCGACGTGTTCCGGGCGGTGCGAGAGATCGGCGCGACGCACATCGTCCACCTCGCGGCGCTCCTGACGACGACGGCGCGGGAGAACCCGCGGGCCGCGCTCGACGTGAACGTCCAAGGGACGAACAACGTCTTCGAGACCGCGCGCGCCCTCCCCGAGCAGGTCGAGCGCGTCGCGTGGGCGTCGTCGGCGGCGGTGTACGCCCCGCCCGCGAACTACGGCGGCGACTTCGTGACCGAGTCCGACCTCGTCTACCCCGATACGCTCTACGGGGCGACAAAGGAGTACAACGAGCATCAGGCCCGAGTCTACTACGAGGACTTCGGCGTCTCGCACGTCGCGCTCCGACCGACGGTCGCCTACGGCCCGTACCGCGAGACCGGCGGGTCCGCGTTCCTCGCGAACATCGTCGAGAAACCGGCGCTCGGCGAGCCGTTCAGCGTCGACTACGGCGACCAGGTCATCGACTGGCAACACGTCCGCGACATCGCGCAGGCGTTCCGCAAGGCGACGTTCGTGCCCGAAGACGACCTCTCCCAACGCGTCTACAACGTCCGCGGGGAGTTGGCGACGATTCGCGAGGCCGCGGAGACGGTACGGCGGCTCCTCCCCGACGCCGACCTCACGGTCTCCGGCGAGGGCGAACTCCCGTGGACCCAAGAACTCGACGTGACGCAGGCGCAAGCCGACCTCGGCTACGACCCGGAGTACGACCTCGAAGCCGGGTTCCGCGACTACGTCAACGTGCTTCGGAAGGAACACGGGTTGGAGCCAGTCTGA
- a CDS encoding cupin domain-containing protein, producing MYEHVNLADLEPHDVENADARVKAVGYELRPRKMRPSVWSFDAGGSGPMHYQREQEELYHVLSGAFELAFAGDDGEETEALDLEPGDFVVVSPDEVRQLRCVEAGEVFVVGAPNAKDDGVVVG from the coding sequence ATGTACGAACACGTCAACCTCGCCGACCTCGAACCGCACGACGTGGAGAACGCCGACGCCCGAGTCAAGGCCGTCGGCTACGAGCTTCGCCCGCGGAAGATGCGCCCGTCGGTCTGGTCGTTCGATGCGGGCGGGTCGGGACCGATGCACTACCAGCGCGAACAAGAGGAACTGTATCACGTCCTCTCCGGCGCGTTCGAACTCGCCTTCGCCGGCGACGACGGCGAGGAGACCGAGGCCCTCGACCTCGAACCGGGCGACTTCGTGGTCGTCTCGCCCGACGAGGTTCGGCAACTGCGCTGTGTCGAGGCGGGCGAGGTGTTCGTCGTCGGCGCGCCGAACGCGAAGGACGACGGCGTCGTCGTGGGGTGA
- a CDS encoding HD domain-containing protein, whose product MSHDYRAQVEVAFPELDDIEDDGLRDRVREAWCLGLARGGWRDIADIPYAWNIHEVTNVEHVRGVTRIAVRAAEEQRDFHGADPDFDVVRAACLLHDVGKCYEYVDFVDDDRLDDPDPEYASGEIPHSLSGYALAHEVGCPLAVQRAIPHFIGEIPTRTLEAELVKSANSASSNAITQAAMGISLQEWVEEYSQTQ is encoded by the coding sequence ATGTCGCACGACTACCGCGCGCAGGTCGAGGTCGCCTTCCCCGAACTCGACGACATCGAGGACGACGGCCTCCGCGACAGGGTCAGAGAAGCCTGGTGTCTCGGTCTCGCCCGCGGCGGTTGGCGAGACATCGCAGACATCCCCTACGCGTGGAACATCCACGAGGTGACGAACGTCGAGCACGTCCGCGGCGTGACCCGCATCGCCGTCCGCGCCGCCGAGGAACAGCGGGACTTCCACGGCGCGGACCCGGATTTCGACGTGGTCCGCGCGGCCTGCCTCCTCCACGACGTGGGCAAGTGCTACGAGTACGTCGACTTCGTGGACGACGACAGACTCGACGACCCCGACCCGGAGTACGCCAGCGGGGAGATTCCGCACTCGCTTTCGGGCTACGCCCTCGCCCACGAGGTCGGCTGCCCGCTCGCGGTCCAGCGCGCCATTCCCCACTTTATCGGTGAGATTCCGACCCGGACGCTCGAAGCCGAACTCGTCAAGAGCGCGAACTCGGCGTCCTCGAACGCCATCACGCAGGCCGCGATGGGAATCAGCTTACAGGAGTGGGTCGAAGAGTACTCCCAGACGCAGTAG
- a CDS encoding EthD domain-containing protein: MSHDEFVTYWQDNHTPIARDIEGVVRYQTVLPVDAEASEFDGLAELYFDDLDALHDALGGGGSRDYDPAKGTAREARADVDNFLDVERRPRIIGEEVVEKDETGGDTTGLYKHSAFLVRKDGMSHDEFLDHWANTHVPLAREIPGVVRYARVVPTDPERAEFDGVAELYFESLDALRAGLGHESSRDYDPDHPKANAPREDVDNFLSIGDRPRFVGRETVQKDASGG, translated from the coding sequence ATGAGTCACGACGAGTTCGTCACGTACTGGCAGGACAACCACACGCCCATCGCCCGCGACATCGAGGGCGTCGTCCGCTACCAGACGGTCCTCCCCGTCGACGCCGAGGCCTCCGAGTTCGACGGTCTCGCGGAACTCTACTTCGACGACCTCGACGCCCTCCACGACGCGCTCGGCGGCGGGGGCTCGCGCGACTACGACCCGGCGAAGGGGACGGCGAGAGAAGCGAGAGCCGACGTGGACAACTTCCTCGACGTCGAGCGACGCCCTCGAATCATCGGCGAGGAGGTCGTCGAGAAAGACGAGACCGGCGGCGACACGACGGGCCTCTACAAGCACTCGGCGTTTCTCGTCCGCAAAGACGGGATGAGCCACGACGAGTTCCTCGACCACTGGGCGAACACCCACGTCCCCCTCGCCCGCGAGATTCCCGGCGTGGTCCGGTACGCCCGCGTCGTCCCGACCGACCCCGAACGCGCCGAGTTCGACGGCGTCGCAGAACTCTACTTCGAGAGCCTCGACGCGCTCCGGGCGGGCCTCGGCCACGAGTCCTCGCGCGACTACGACCCCGACCACCCGAAGGCGAACGCGCCCCGCGAAGATGTCGACAACTTCCTCTCCATCGGTGACCGTCCGCGGTTCGTCGGCCGCGAGACGGTTCAGAAAGACGCGAGCGGGGGCTGA